From the genome of Spinacia oleracea cultivar Varoflay chromosome 2, BTI_SOV_V1, whole genome shotgun sequence, one region includes:
- the LOC110779381 gene encoding uncharacterized protein yields the protein MTLHLLRRTLISSSSFKHEPSNLTKLSNFPLFSTVVTQIRKPTSEITNYLIKNHNFSQETASKTATFLTRLKDFKKSGLVLEFFEKNGFSKTQLEELVIRDPGVLASDLNKSIRVKFEGIKDLGFSNDELANLLCAAPAILTLPRSGGAIVSSISALQNIVGSNSDVTKLLKVCNWFLNGDLNSNLLPNIELMKKCGISQLQIRQNLFSFPRLFLQKHEIIRDCVRRVDEMGLRRDSKMYIHGLRVLKSMTLEKWESKLKLFKNLGFSEGDILSVFRRTPQVFAVSEKKILEVSKLLLSYENVDVAFLVQHPELFIFSAGSRIRPRMEIIGVLLSKSLLLKEPSLTTLCKLDDEAFILRYVIPYVGEVGEVGEKYLVSTGFKSL from the coding sequence ATGACTCTTCATCTTTTAAGAAGAACCCTAATATCATCTTCGTCATTCAAACATGAACCTTCAAATCTCACCAAACTATCTAATTTCCCCCTTTTCTCTACTGTAGTGACCCAAATTAGAAAACCCACTTCTGAAAttactaattatttgattaagaACCACAATTTCTCTCAAGAAACCGCTTCAAAAACCGCAACTTTTCTAACCCGTTTGAAGGACTTCAAAAAATCCGGATTAGTTCTTGAATTCTTCGAAAAAAATGGATTCTCAAAAACCCAGTTGGAGGAATTGGTGATACGTGATCCTGGTGTTCTTGCTTCCGATCTTAACAAAAGTATTAGGGTAAAATTCGAAGGAATTAAGGATTTAGGTTTCTCAAATGATGAACTGGCCAATCTATTGTGTGCTGCTCCGGCCATTTTAACCCTACCACGGTCAGGTGGTGCTATCGTTTCGTCGATTTCTGCGTTGCAAAATATTGTGGGCTCGAACTCTGATGTTACAAAGCTATTAAAGGTTTGCAATTGGTTTCTTAATGGTGATTTGAATAGTAATTTGTTGCCTAATATTGAATTGATGAAGAAATGTGGGATTAGCCAATTGCAAATTAGGCAAAATCTTTTTAGTTTCCCAAGGTTATTCTTGCAAAAACATGAGATTATCAGGGATTGTGTTAGGAGGGTTGATGAGATGGGATTGAGAAGGGATTCAAAAATGTATATCCATGGGCTTCGAGTTTTGAAATCTATGACTCTAGAAAAGTGGGAATCGAAACTGAAGCTATTCAAAAACTTAGGTTTTAGTGAAGGCGATATTCTGTCCGTGTTTCGCAGGACACCTCAGGTGTTTGCAGTATCAGAGAAGAAGATATTAGAGGTCTCCAAGCTATTGCTTAGCTATGAGAATGTTGATGTAGCATTTTTGGTTCAACATCCAGAATTGTTTATTTTTAGTGCTGGTTCTAGAATTAGGCCTCGAATGGAGATCATCGGTGTTCTCTTATCAAAGAGTTTGCTTTTGAAGGAGCCTAGCTTGACAACTCTGTGTAAGCTTGATGATGAAGCTTTCATCTTGAGATATGTGATTCCATATGTTGGTGAAGTTGGTGAGGTTGGTGAGAAATACCTTGTTAGCACAGGTTTTAAATCTCTTTAG
- the LOC110781979 gene encoding uncharacterized protein translates to MIKGRENKLLGTQSADFLVCFPSRSHLTLMPKPICSPARPSESNKRNHNHHLKRINTRAAAAGGQNSPLVWSKNNQLRPEIAEPTSPKVTCAGQIKVRPSSSKSWQSVMEEIERIHNRGKSSSSSSSSNKKKSKLVHGFGFKKDVMNFLTCLKNLRVDFRCFGRFPDSDIISSDDDDDDGEEEDDEFENDDVFDINEDDKENKNSIITNNSNITNNSNKNSPLFSKWFMVLQEENQRRDITTISEKIVNDESVSAVPPPNALLLMRCRSAPAKSWLEEKEDEAKTEEVETEEQDDEKKEKMKKKRDSLEILMKYDADFYNLSSEIVQETWVIGGCKDTFSRSRSWRR, encoded by the coding sequence atgatCAAAGGAAGAGAAAACAAGCTATTAGGAACTCAATCAGCAGATTTCTTAGTATGTTTCCCATCAAGAAGCCACCTCACACTAATGCCTAAACCCATCTGCAGCCCTGCTCGACCGTCGGAATCAAACAAACGCAACCACAACCACCACCTTAAAAGGATCAACACTCGAGCTGCCGCCGCGGGAGGCCAAAACAGCCCACTAGTATGGtctaaaaacaaccaattacGGCCGGAAATAGCGGAGCCAACTTCCCCGAAAGTCACCTGCGCAGGGCAGATAAAAGTGAGGCCGAGCTCATCAAAAAGCTGGCAATCTGTAATGGAGGAGATTGAGAGGATTCACAACCGTGgaaaatcatcatcatcatcatcatcatccaatAAGAAGAAATCGAAATTGGTTCATGGGTTTGGGTTTAAGAAAGATGTTATGAATTTCTTGACTTGTTTGAAGAATTTACGGGTTGATTTCCGGTGTTTTGGCCGGTTTCCTGATTCCGATATCATCAGCTCCGACGACGACGACGACGATGGAGAAGAAGAAGACGACGAGTTCGAAAACGACGACGTTTTTGATATCAATGAAGAtgataaagaaaacaaaaacagtattattactaataacaGTAATATtactaataatagtaataaaaataGTCCATTGTTTTCTAAATGGTTCATGGTATTACAAGAGGAGAATCAACGGAGAGATATTACTACAATTAGTGAGAAAATAGTGAACGATGAATCTGTTTCGGCTGTTCCGCCGCCGAATGCTCTGTTATTAATGAGGTGTAGGTCTGCGCCAGCGAAGAGCTGGTTAGAGGAGAAAGAAGATGAAGCTAAAACAGAGGAAGTTGAAACAGAGGAACAAGATGATGAAAAGAAGGAGAAGATGAAGAAAAAAAGAGATAGTTTGGAAATATTGATGAAATATGATGCAGATTTTTATAATTTGTCTTCAGAAATTGTTCAGGAAACTTGGGTTATTGGTGGATGTAAAGATACTTTTTCCAGGAGCAGGAGTTGGAGAAGGTGA